Part of the Pseudomonadota bacterium genome, CCCTTTCCATCGTGGGCGGCGCCCTCGCCGTTCTCGACGGTGGGGTTGACGTCTACACGGGCTGGCGAAGCAGCGAAGGAATCGAAGCGCTCCAGGCGGTGGCCCAGCACCGTCTCGCCCAGCTCCAGCACGCCGGCAAGGCAGACCGAGCCGTGATGCGCGAGTACCGCAACGTGATGCGTGTTCTCGACAAGGCAGAAGAACAAGCTGAGATGCACGAGGCGTTCGGAGCCGCAAAGATAGTGTTCGGCGGCATGATGATCGCCGCCCCGTTCACAGGCCCGGCCGCCCCCATCGTCGGCGGAGTCGGCGCGGTGGGCTACATCGGAACGGTCATCGCGCAGCACGTGATGGAAGACGAGCCTGAAGCGCCGATTCTCTCGGCCCGAGGCCACCATTCCCGTCAGGCGCAGCAAGCCGACGAGTGGAGCCTGTTCTGATCTCAGCGGCAGCGCAATGTGGGGAGATCGGCGCGCCACGCCATCGCACCAGACAGGCTCATACCCGACAGTAGAAGCCCATTTGGGCTTATACCCGACAGTAGAAGCCCATTTGGGCTTATACCCGACAGTAGAAGCCCATTTGGGCTTATACCCTATACCCTTGACCGTTCTGGGGGGATGGCCCGAGGAATCGACGGGGGGCGCTTCAGTCGGCGCGCACGACCTGCCCGGTCTCAGAGAGGCCGCTCTCCCCCACCGCGCGCACGCGGAACCAGTACCGCGATCGCAGTCCGAGCGCGTGGAGCGTGTACTTCGTATCGCCGTACACGAGAAACGACGTATAGAGCTTGTCTGGCGCGATCCCCATGGCAACCTCGTAGGCATACGCACCGTCCACGGCCTGCCAGGCAAGGGTCGCACTGCGTCTATCGCTCGCGTCACGCGTCACCTGAAGACCGCACACAGGGCTGGGCTGCGAGCCCGCGGCCCGCCCGAAGACGCGCAGGTCGCTGATGGCGAAGCGCCCGGTGGGCATCTCGACGTTGACGACACGCAGGAATCGGGTGCGCACCGACGTCGTGAGCTCGGTATAGGCATGGGGCGACTCGCGCTCGCTCTTGCTCCGATCGATGAGGGGGCGCCAGGCACGCCCGTCGTCTGACCGCTCGACACGGTAGCGGTGACGCGCCCCTCGCTGCTTGCCGTACGCTGCAGCGTGCTCCTCGGCGAAGTTCACCTGCACGGCGTTCACGAATCGCGGCCCGCCGAGATCGACCGAGAGCCACTGCCCCGCGCTCGCATCCGGCGCGCTCCAGCAGGTCTTGACATCCTCGTCGAACGCGAGGCGGGCATCGTGGCCTGATGCCGATGCCGATGCGGAAGCCTGCTTCCGGTACGAGAGCAGCATCCATCCGGTGAACGTGCCGTGAGGGTCGTGCGCGGCTCGGGGCATGCGGTGCGGGTAGTCGCCGAATGCGGTATCACAGAACAGCACGCCATCCGCGTCGACCCCCGCCGGGAAGAGACCGAGCCTGCGCTCGAACTTGTGCTTCACGCTCACCACCATGGTTGCCATGTGCCAGACATTGCCGTGCACGTCAGTGAACGTGCACCCGTGCCCCGCGCCGCGGATGAAGCCGGTCGGCTTCCACGAGAACGGGTTGTGCTCTTGATAGACAAAGGGACCGAGGGGGTGGTCGCCCACGTAGACGCCGTCACCATAGATGTTCCACTCGGTGCCAGGGGCCCCGTACTGCAGATAGTACCGGTCTCCGAAGCGATTCATCCAGGCCCCTTCGATGAAGGGGCGCATCTGGCCATTCTGGTTGTCTTCCCCGAACTGCTCCCACCCGTGCAGACCCGGCGACAGACGAATGAGGTCGACGGGAGAGCCGATGGGGCGCAGCGCATGCTGATCGAGCTCGGTCCCCCGAATCGGATACAGGTTGCTGGACCCCCAGTAGAGATAGGTTCGCCCATCGTGATCCTGGAACAGCGATGGATCCCATGTCTTGACGGGGAAATCGGATACCGCTTCCCGCCACGCCC contains:
- a CDS encoding xylosidase, whose translation is MAARRETVSSGPQVGIVKCRTFPASDCCVWPRLLPRLARATIAVALAVLSGLCAPDLPLEAAPSGEGASQVDQPLLVRERPRTWCNPIDLDYAFAPRRDAPGENTAHRSTADPACVRAQGTFVLVSTNQEGYWLSDDLLTWRFVAHAFKPNGSNDQVCAPGLWATSKGVLLLPSFGEADVMPLYLTNDLAGGAWREAVSDFPVKTWDPSLFQDHDGRTYLYWGSSNLYPIRGTELDQHALRPIGSPVDLIRLSPGLHGWEQFGEDNQNGQMRPFIEGAWMNRFGDRYYLQYGAPGTEWNIYGDGVYVGDHPLGPFVYQEHNPFSWKPTGFIRGAGHGCTFTDVHGNVWHMATMVVSVKHKFERRLGLFPAGVDADGVLFCDTAFGDYPHRMPRAAHDPHGTFTGWMLLSYRKQASASASASGHDARLAFDEDVKTCWSAPDASAGQWLSVDLGGPRFVNAVQVNFAEEHAAAYGKQRGARHRYRVERSDDGRAWRPLIDRSKSERESPHAYTELTTSVRTRFLRVVNVEMPTGRFAISDLRVFGRAAGSQPSPVCGLQVTRDASDRRSATLAWQAVDGAYAYEVAMGIAPDKLYTSFLVYGDTKYTLHALGLRSRYWFRVRAVGESGLSETGQVVRAD